The following coding sequences lie in one Marinobacter antarcticus genomic window:
- a CDS encoding HlyC/CorC family transporter has product MDGTSLTALSIILVGLIMLSAFFSSSETGMMSLNRYRLKHMAKTGHKGAKRAQSLLQRTDQLIGIILIGNNFVNILASSIATVIAIRIWGDAGIAIATLLLTIVILIFAEVTPKTLASLFPEKIAFPASYILGPLLKILYPIVWAVNLFTGAILRILRISPNDAASDHLSREELRTLVNEAGALIPAKHKDMLVSILDLEKVTVNDIMVPRNEVSGIDLDDDTDTILRQLRNSQHTRLPVFKGDINDIQGILHLRSAAKLLQQEEINKTMILQLCQEPYFVPESTPLNTQLINFQKGKRRFGIVVDEYGDVLGLATLEDILEEIVGEFTTDYAATSPDIIPQDDGTFIVDGTAAVRTINKTLGWKLPTDGPKTLNGLITETLENIPDTNVCLKVGGHRVEVLQIKDNVVKAAIVHPKKRKKRALSIT; this is encoded by the coding sequence TTGGACGGTACATCGCTTACTGCGCTGTCGATTATTCTCGTCGGGCTAATCATGCTGTCGGCATTTTTCTCCAGCTCTGAAACCGGAATGATGTCACTCAACCGGTATCGCCTCAAACACATGGCAAAAACCGGCCATAAAGGCGCAAAACGGGCGCAGAGTTTACTGCAACGCACAGATCAGCTTATTGGCATCATTCTTATCGGCAACAACTTCGTCAACATCCTGGCGTCGTCCATTGCCACCGTTATTGCGATCCGCATATGGGGCGATGCCGGCATCGCCATTGCCACACTACTACTGACGATCGTCATCCTTATTTTTGCCGAAGTCACACCTAAGACTCTGGCCTCCCTGTTCCCGGAAAAAATTGCATTCCCGGCGAGCTACATACTAGGGCCGTTGCTAAAAATCCTTTACCCGATCGTTTGGGCAGTAAACCTGTTTACAGGCGCTATCCTCAGGATTCTGAGAATTTCCCCAAACGACGCCGCCAGCGATCACCTCAGCCGGGAAGAGCTCAGAACCCTGGTAAACGAAGCAGGCGCCCTGATCCCGGCAAAGCATAAGGATATGCTTGTCAGCATCCTGGATCTGGAGAAAGTGACAGTAAACGACATCATGGTGCCACGTAACGAAGTCTCCGGCATCGATCTGGATGACGATACCGACACCATCCTGCGGCAATTGAGGAACAGCCAACACACACGGCTACCGGTATTTAAGGGGGATATCAACGATATTCAGGGCATCCTGCATCTGCGCAGCGCAGCCAAACTGCTGCAACAGGAAGAAATCAACAAGACCATGATTCTGCAACTCTGCCAGGAGCCTTACTTCGTTCCCGAAAGCACCCCCTTGAATACGCAGCTCATCAACTTCCAGAAAGGTAAGCGCCGTTTTGGGATCGTGGTGGACGAATATGGAGATGTGCTCGGGCTCGCTACTCTGGAAGACATTCTCGAAGAGATTGTTGGCGAATTCACAACGGACTACGCTGCCACCAGCCCAGACATCATTCCACAGGACGACGGCACCTTCATTGTTGATGGCACTGCCGCCGTGCGCACCATCAACAAAACCCTGGGCTGGAAGCTACCTACCGACGGCCCGAAAACGCTTAATGGCTTGATCACTGAAACCCTTGAGAATATTCCGGACACCAACGTTTGCCTGAAGGTAGGCGGGCATCGGGTCGAGGTTCTCCAGATCAAGGACAACGTTGTAAAAGCGGCGATTGTGCATCCGAAAAAGCGCAAAAAACGGGCACTGTCCATCACCTGA
- a CDS encoding cytochrome C assembly family protein, whose product MGTLILAVTSLFLYSVGTALQALHFRGRVHSNIAITTLIGILALTAHGLLIAQTIRHDGGVDFSLFKSSVLISWLIVFLLLGLNLKKQVQSLFLGVYPLAAFTIITALITHTPSRVVSDESYGVLSHIALSVTAYSLFSLAAIQASLLYFQNRQLKRNYNSPLVRNLPPLQTMESLLFEMVWAGVVMLILAIVTGALFVENLFAQNLAHKTVFSLLSLLVFVALLVGRYTKGWRGITASRWTLAGCALLMVAFYGSKFAIELVFRKGG is encoded by the coding sequence ATGGGAACGCTGATTCTCGCGGTCACCTCTCTTTTTCTGTATAGCGTCGGCACCGCTCTGCAAGCGCTTCATTTTCGTGGACGCGTTCACAGTAACATTGCGATCACCACCCTTATAGGCATACTGGCGCTCACTGCTCATGGGCTTTTGATTGCCCAGACCATTCGCCACGATGGTGGTGTCGACTTCAGTTTATTCAAAAGCTCGGTGCTGATTTCCTGGTTAATCGTTTTCCTTTTGCTGGGACTAAACCTCAAAAAGCAGGTTCAAAGCCTCTTCCTGGGGGTTTATCCGCTGGCGGCCTTCACCATCATCACGGCACTGATCACACACACGCCGTCACGCGTGGTTTCTGATGAAAGCTACGGTGTACTTTCTCATATCGCGCTGTCAGTTACAGCCTACAGTCTGTTTTCCCTGGCGGCCATACAAGCAAGCCTGCTTTATTTCCAGAACCGCCAACTGAAGCGCAACTATAATAGCCCTCTGGTGCGCAACTTACCGCCACTGCAAACCATGGAATCCCTGCTTTTCGAGATGGTCTGGGCAGGCGTCGTCATGTTGATTCTCGCCATTGTGACGGGCGCCCTCTTTGTCGAAAACCTGTTTGCCCAGAACCTGGCCCATAAAACCGTATTCTCTCTACTCTCGCTGCTGGTTTTCGTTGCGCTGCTTGTCGGTCGCTACACGAAAGGCTGGCGCGGCATAACTGCGAGCCGCTGGACACTGGCCGGCTGCGCTCTCCTTATGGTGGCCTTTTACGGCAGCAAATTCGCCATCGAACTGGTATTCCGGAAGGGCGGCTGA
- the ffh gene encoding signal recognition particle protein translates to MFENLQDRLSGSLRKISGQARLTDDNIKDTLREVRMALLEADVALPVVKDFVEGVRQRAIGQEVQRSLTPGQVFVKVVQQELERVMGEGNETLNLAVQPPAVIMMAGLQGAGKTTTVAKLSRFLKERQKKTVMVVSADIYRPAAIKQLETLAAEVGVEFFPSSADQDPVAIAEGAVAAARKKHIDVVILDTAGRLHVDEQMMGEIGRLHKAVNPVETLFVVDAMTGQDAANTAKAFNDALPLTGVVLTKTDGDARGGAALSVRHITGKPIKFLGVGEKIDALEPFHPDRVASRILGMGDVLSLIEDAERKLDQKKAEKLTKKIKKGKSFDLEDFRDQLQQMKSMGGIGGLMDKLPGMGQMAQVAQQQVNDKSMGQLEAIICSMTGKERRHPDVINNSRKRRIAAGSGTQIQDVNRLLKQHKQMQKMMKKFSKKGGMANMMRGLGGMMPPGGGGGGAPPFGRM, encoded by the coding sequence ATGTTTGAGAACCTCCAAGATCGACTTTCCGGCAGCCTGCGCAAAATTTCCGGCCAGGCGCGGCTCACCGACGATAATATAAAGGACACTCTCCGGGAAGTGCGCATGGCGCTGCTGGAGGCGGACGTTGCCCTGCCGGTAGTAAAAGACTTTGTTGAAGGTGTTCGTCAGCGCGCTATCGGCCAGGAAGTCCAGCGCAGCCTTACTCCCGGTCAGGTGTTTGTAAAGGTAGTCCAGCAGGAGCTTGAGCGGGTAATGGGTGAGGGGAATGAAACCCTCAATCTCGCCGTTCAGCCGCCCGCCGTGATCATGATGGCCGGTCTTCAGGGCGCGGGTAAAACAACCACGGTTGCAAAACTGTCACGTTTTCTGAAAGAACGACAGAAAAAAACCGTCATGGTGGTGAGTGCTGACATTTACCGGCCGGCCGCCATCAAGCAGTTGGAAACCCTTGCGGCCGAAGTTGGCGTTGAGTTTTTCCCAAGTAGCGCAGACCAGGACCCGGTTGCCATTGCCGAAGGTGCTGTTGCGGCCGCCCGCAAGAAGCACATTGATGTTGTGATTCTGGATACCGCGGGTCGCTTGCACGTTGATGAACAGATGATGGGTGAGATCGGTCGCCTGCACAAGGCGGTTAACCCGGTTGAGACCCTCTTTGTGGTTGATGCCATGACAGGGCAGGATGCTGCAAATACCGCCAAGGCATTTAACGATGCTTTGCCGCTGACCGGTGTGGTGCTGACCAAGACCGATGGCGATGCCCGTGGTGGTGCCGCGCTTTCTGTAAGGCATATAACGGGTAAGCCCATCAAGTTCCTTGGGGTTGGCGAAAAAATTGATGCCCTGGAACCGTTTCACCCGGATCGGGTGGCATCCCGTATTCTTGGTATGGGCGACGTGCTCTCTCTTATTGAAGATGCAGAGCGCAAGCTGGATCAGAAAAAGGCAGAGAAACTCACCAAAAAGATCAAAAAAGGCAAAAGCTTTGATCTTGAGGACTTCCGTGACCAGCTTCAGCAGATGAAGAGCATGGGGGGTATCGGTGGCTTAATGGACAAATTGCCGGGAATGGGGCAGATGGCTCAGGTAGCGCAGCAGCAGGTTAATGATAAGTCGATGGGGCAGCTGGAAGCGATCATTTGCTCAATGACCGGGAAAGAGCGTCGCCACCCGGATGTTATCAATAATTCCCGCAAGCGCCGTATCGCCGCCGGTTCTGGAACGCAGATACAGGATGTTAACCGCCTGCTAAAGCAACACAAGCAAATGCAGAAGATGATGAAAAAGTTTAGCAAAAAGGGCGGAATGGCGAATATGATGCGCGGTCTTGGTGGTATGATGCCGCCGGGCGGTGGCGGCGGTGGCGCGCCGCCATTTGGTCGTATGTGA
- the rpsP gene encoding 30S ribosomal protein S16, which translates to MVTIRLARGGSKKRPFYHLTVTDSRKSRDGAFIERVGFFNPIARGQEERLRVDRDRVNFWVGQGAQTSDRVAQLLKAAV; encoded by the coding sequence ATGGTAACAATCCGTTTGGCTCGCGGCGGTTCCAAGAAGCGCCCGTTCTATCATCTGACAGTCACCGACAGTCGCAAATCACGCGACGGCGCTTTTATTGAGCGCGTTGGTTTTTTCAACCCGATCGCCCGCGGTCAGGAAGAGCGTCTTCGTGTTGATCGCGACCGTGTAAATTTCTGGGTTGGCCAGGGTGCACAAACCAGCGATCGCGTTGCGCAACTGCTCAAGGCTGCTGTGTAA
- the rimM gene encoding ribosome maturation factor RimM (Essential for efficient processing of 16S rRNA) has product MTQNPKETVIGRITSVFGVKGWLKVFSFTDPIEGILDYTDWVLDLDGKRIPVKLEEGRRQGRAIVVRLKGINDRELARTYCGAEVRVPTTELPVLPEGEFYWLQLQGLDVFTVDGECFGRVDHLIETGSNDVLVVHATTGSIDQRERLIPYLPDKVVREVDLAGRKMIVDWDPEF; this is encoded by the coding sequence ATGACGCAGAATCCTAAGGAAACTGTGATCGGTCGGATTACCTCGGTATTTGGGGTTAAAGGGTGGCTTAAGGTTTTTTCCTTTACCGACCCCATAGAAGGAATACTGGACTATACCGACTGGGTTCTTGATCTGGACGGTAAGCGTATCCCTGTAAAGCTTGAGGAAGGTCGCCGCCAAGGGCGGGCGATCGTTGTCAGGCTCAAAGGTATTAACGATCGTGAGCTGGCTCGCACATACTGTGGAGCCGAAGTCAGGGTTCCGACTACTGAGTTGCCCGTGCTCCCTGAAGGGGAGTTTTACTGGCTTCAGTTGCAGGGGCTAGATGTGTTCACGGTTGACGGTGAATGCTTCGGTCGAGTGGATCACCTGATAGAAACCGGTTCCAACGATGTTCTGGTGGTGCATGCAACGACAGGCTCCATTGATCAGCGCGAGCGTCTGATTCCTTACCTTCCTGATAAAGTTGTTCGGGAGGTGGATCTGGCAGGGCGTAAAATGATCGTAGACTGGGATCCGGAGTTCTGA
- the trmD gene encoding tRNA (guanosine(37)-N1)-methyltransferase TrmD, with amino-acid sequence MWIGAVSLFPDMFQAVTDYGITSRAVRDGLLTFESWNPREFTHDRHRTVDDRPYGGGPGMLMKIQPLRDAIHAAKEAAPGKACVVYLSPQGETLSQAVVESLAAEERLILVAGRYEGVDERLIAAEVDREISLGDFVLSGGELAAMAVIDAVTRLIPGALGHAQSAEQDSFADGLLDCPHYTRPEVYEGQAVPDILLGGHHGQIRRWRLKQSLRRTRERRPDLLEKRVLTDEERELLGEILNEPCASESSGH; translated from the coding sequence GTGTGGATTGGTGCAGTGAGCCTGTTTCCGGACATGTTCCAAGCGGTAACAGATTACGGGATAACGAGCAGGGCAGTGCGCGATGGTCTTCTGACCTTCGAAAGCTGGAATCCTCGCGAGTTTACCCACGATCGCCACCGTACCGTTGATGACCGGCCCTATGGTGGTGGCCCCGGCATGCTGATGAAGATTCAGCCGCTCAGGGATGCCATTCACGCAGCGAAAGAAGCCGCGCCCGGAAAAGCTTGCGTGGTTTATCTTTCGCCTCAGGGCGAAACACTGAGCCAGGCTGTTGTTGAGTCACTTGCTGCAGAAGAACGTTTGATTCTGGTAGCAGGGCGCTATGAAGGTGTTGATGAACGCCTGATAGCGGCAGAGGTCGACCGGGAAATATCATTGGGCGACTTTGTACTCTCCGGCGGCGAACTGGCAGCCATGGCTGTTATTGATGCGGTTACACGCCTCATCCCCGGAGCGCTGGGTCATGCGCAGTCGGCAGAACAGGATTCTTTTGCTGACGGTTTGCTGGATTGTCCGCACTACACCCGGCCCGAAGTTTACGAAGGTCAGGCGGTGCCGGATATTTTGTTGGGCGGTCACCATGGACAGATCCGGCGTTGGCGGCTCAAGCAGTCGCTGAGGCGAACCCGGGAGCGACGCCCCGATCTGCTGGAAAAGCGGGTGCTTACGGACGAAGAGCGTGAGCTGCTGGGTGAGATTTTAAACGAACCGTGTGCCTCTGAATCATCAGGGCATTAA
- the rplS gene encoding 50S ribosomal protein L19, which translates to MSGKNNIINQLETEQMAKEIPAFAPGDTVVIQVRVTEGNRERLQAFEGVVIGKRNRGMNSSFTVRKISYGVGVERTFQTFSKLIDSLAVKRRGDVRQAKLYYLRELSGKAARIKEKLG; encoded by the coding sequence ATGAGCGGCAAGAACAACATCATCAATCAACTTGAAACAGAGCAGATGGCCAAGGAAATTCCCGCGTTTGCGCCGGGCGATACCGTGGTTATTCAGGTTCGTGTAACTGAGGGCAACCGTGAGCGTCTGCAGGCGTTCGAAGGCGTTGTTATCGGCAAGCGTAACCGTGGCATGAATTCGTCTTTCACTGTACGGAAAATTTCCTACGGCGTAGGCGTTGAGCGTACTTTTCAGACCTTCTCCAAGCTGATCGACAGCCTTGCGGTGAAGCGTCGCGGTGATGTGCGTCAGGCCAAGCTTTACTACCTGCGCGAGCTTTCTGGTAAGGCGGCACGTATCAAGGAAAAGCTGGGCTGA
- the xerD gene encoding site-specific tyrosine recombinase XerD yields MQCCGYGLSEGDGVRSEDEAVTVRFVDAVWLEDGLGEKTRQAYRSDLQRLAAWLENQPGRPLLAEARRTDLLAWMASGLAEGIKTSTAARRLSGVRRFYRFLLRERLIAEDPTLRIDSPRLPRRLPESLTEEEVDALLAEPDPGLPIEQRDKAMLEILYGCGLRVSELTGLRVDQVNLRQGVIRVTGKGDKERLVPLGEEAVDWLLRYMKEGRPELLKGRACDALFPGNRPAAMTRQTFWHRVRHYALRTGIRKHLSPHTLRHAFATHLLNNGADLRVVQMLLGHSDLSTTQIYTHVARQRLQSLHQAHHPRG; encoded by the coding sequence ATGCAGTGTTGCGGATATGGGTTGTCAGAGGGCGATGGTGTGAGATCAGAAGATGAAGCGGTAACTGTCCGGTTTGTTGATGCCGTTTGGCTTGAGGATGGCCTGGGTGAGAAAACCCGTCAGGCATATCGCAGCGATTTGCAGCGTCTGGCTGCCTGGCTTGAGAACCAGCCCGGCCGGCCGCTACTTGCTGAGGCGCGAAGGACGGATTTACTGGCGTGGATGGCCAGTGGACTCGCGGAGGGTATAAAGACATCTACGGCGGCTCGTCGTCTCTCCGGTGTCCGTCGGTTTTATCGGTTTCTGCTCCGGGAACGGCTGATTGCAGAAGACCCTACTTTGCGTATAGACAGCCCCCGGTTACCTCGCCGATTGCCGGAGTCGCTGACCGAAGAAGAGGTGGATGCACTTCTGGCGGAGCCGGATCCCGGCTTGCCGATTGAGCAACGGGACAAAGCCATGCTGGAGATCCTCTATGGCTGTGGTCTGCGAGTATCTGAGCTCACAGGGTTGCGTGTCGATCAGGTGAATCTGCGCCAGGGTGTTATACGCGTGACCGGCAAAGGCGATAAAGAGCGCCTGGTTCCTTTAGGTGAAGAGGCTGTGGACTGGCTTCTCCGGTATATGAAAGAGGGGCGCCCTGAACTTCTAAAGGGGCGCGCCTGCGATGCGCTGTTCCCCGGCAACCGGCCGGCCGCCATGACGCGGCAGACCTTCTGGCACCGGGTTCGACACTACGCTTTACGTACCGGTATTCGCAAGCATCTTTCTCCCCATACCCTCCGGCATGCCTTCGCAACTCATCTGCTTAACAATGGTGCGGACCTGCGTGTCGTTCAGATGCTGCTAGGGCACTCGGATCTTTCAACTACCCAGATATATACTCACGTTGCGCGCCAAAGGCTGCAGTCGTTGCATCAGGCTCACCATCCCCGTGGTTGA
- a CDS encoding DsbC family protein, with translation MNIKRFFMIAVIAAGVLGSPFSVAGDVEDSISERLSSAVPGLKISSVRESEAKGLYEVKSNNGDIIYTTPDGQFLLTGDLLRVSSNGIANVTEEARAGERRKTMDSYGEKGVISYKASNEKAVVDVFTDIDCPYCRKLHDEVPQLNDYGITVNYYAYPRSGPGTPSFTKYMSVWCAEDQQSAMTSAKSGKTVEAATCDNPVREQFELGRRVGVTGTPAIVLEDGNIVRGYVPAKNLAEGLGLL, from the coding sequence ATGAATATAAAACGTTTTTTTATGATTGCAGTGATAGCGGCTGGTGTTCTGGGTTCGCCCTTCAGCGTTGCCGGTGATGTTGAGGACAGCATCAGCGAGCGTCTTTCCAGTGCCGTGCCCGGGCTTAAAATATCGTCTGTACGGGAATCAGAGGCGAAGGGGCTTTACGAGGTTAAGAGCAATAACGGAGATATTATCTACACTACGCCCGATGGCCAGTTCCTGCTAACCGGCGATTTGCTGCGAGTTTCCAGCAATGGCATTGCCAATGTGACAGAAGAAGCCAGGGCCGGCGAGCGACGCAAAACCATGGATAGCTATGGTGAAAAGGGCGTTATCAGCTACAAGGCCAGCAACGAGAAGGCGGTTGTTGATGTGTTTACCGACATTGACTGCCCTTACTGCCGCAAACTCCACGATGAAGTACCGCAGCTCAACGATTATGGCATTACGGTGAATTACTACGCCTATCCGCGCTCAGGTCCGGGCACGCCATCGTTCACAAAATACATGTCAGTCTGGTGTGCCGAGGATCAACAGTCTGCAATGACTTCAGCCAAATCCGGGAAAACGGTTGAAGCGGCGACCTGCGACAACCCTGTTCGGGAGCAGTTCGAGCTCGGTCGGCGTGTAGGTGTAACGGGTACGCCAGCCATCGTGCTGGAGGACGGCAATATTGTGCGTGGTTATGTACCAGCGAAGAATCTGGCCGAAGGGCTGGGCCTGCTCTGA
- a CDS encoding homoserine dehydrogenase, producing the protein MKDVSVGICGLGTVGGGTFNVLTRNAALIAGRAGCNIRIARVASRRSRDDIDLGNVAFSTEIFDVVNDPAIDVVVELIGGYETARELVLSAIRNGKHVVTANKALIAVHGNEIFEAAEKAGVVVAYEAGVAGGIPVMKAIREGLAANRIDWIAGIINGTGNYILTEMRAGRAFAEVLKEAQDLGYAEADPTFDVEGIDAAHKLTILASAGFGVPLQFEKAFTEGISSITPYDIAHAEQLGYRIKHLGIARRRDEGIELRVHPTLVPQSHLIAQVDGVLNAVLVDGDAVGQTMYYGPGAGDEATASAVIADIVDVARIVASGSTLRVPHLGFVPGALENLNVLSMEDIQSAYYLRITALDRPGVLAKIASILSEHGINIESIMQKESEVKDGRIPVIILTHTVQERQINRAIEELESLSDTDGPVVRIRAENFN; encoded by the coding sequence TTGAAAGACGTTAGTGTCGGAATCTGCGGACTGGGAACCGTTGGCGGCGGTACATTCAATGTATTGACTCGCAACGCCGCGCTTATTGCGGGCCGTGCGGGGTGTAATATCCGGATTGCCCGGGTTGCCAGCCGACGCAGCCGTGACGATATAGATCTTGGCAACGTCGCCTTCAGCACCGAGATATTCGACGTGGTGAATGATCCTGCGATTGATGTGGTGGTAGAGCTGATCGGCGGCTACGAGACAGCGCGTGAGCTGGTGCTTTCTGCCATTCGTAATGGCAAGCATGTGGTTACCGCCAACAAGGCGTTGATTGCCGTTCACGGCAATGAGATTTTTGAGGCTGCGGAAAAAGCCGGCGTTGTGGTTGCCTATGAGGCGGGAGTTGCCGGTGGTATTCCCGTGATGAAGGCTATTCGCGAAGGCTTGGCGGCTAACCGTATCGACTGGATTGCCGGCATTATCAATGGCACGGGCAATTACATTCTTACCGAAATGCGCGCAGGTCGGGCATTTGCTGAGGTTCTTAAAGAAGCCCAGGATCTTGGATACGCAGAAGCAGACCCTACCTTTGATGTTGAGGGTATTGACGCTGCCCATAAACTGACCATTCTTGCTTCGGCCGGGTTTGGCGTTCCTTTGCAGTTCGAAAAAGCCTTTACCGAAGGGATTTCATCGATCACGCCCTACGATATCGCCCATGCTGAGCAACTTGGCTATCGCATCAAGCATCTGGGCATTGCCCGTCGTCGGGATGAAGGTATTGAGCTTCGCGTACACCCGACTCTGGTTCCCCAAAGTCACTTGATTGCTCAGGTTGATGGCGTCCTGAACGCCGTTCTTGTGGATGGCGACGCGGTTGGCCAGACCATGTATTACGGGCCGGGTGCTGGCGATGAAGCAACGGCTTCGGCTGTCATTGCCGACATTGTGGATGTTGCCCGAATTGTGGCGAGCGGGAGCACGCTACGGGTGCCTCACCTCGGATTTGTGCCGGGCGCGCTGGAAAACCTGAACGTTCTGTCCATGGAAGATATCCAGTCTGCATATTATCTGCGCATCACCGCCCTGGATCGCCCGGGCGTGCTGGCGAAGATAGCCTCGATTCTGAGTGAGCACGGCATCAATATTGAGTCGATCATGCAGAAAGAATCCGAAGTGAAGGATGGCCGAATTCCCGTCATTATCCTGACCCACACCGTGCAGGAACGACAGATCAACCGCGCCATCGAAGAACTGGAATCGCTTTCCGATACGGATGGCCCGGTTGTGCGTATTCGCGCCGAAAACTTTAACTGA
- the thrC gene encoding threonine synthase — protein MRYISTRGEAPALGFEDVLLTGLAPDGGLYVPESLPHFSLEEIRSWRGLPYTELAFNIMYPFVEEAIPEADFRQMLDETYGVFTHKAVAPLVQLDTNEWVMELFRGPTLAFKDFALQLLGRLLDYVLGKRKEHAVIMGATSGDTGSAAIEGCRRCEHVDIFILHPYERVSEVQRRQMTTVQGDNIHNIAVRGNFDDCQRMVKESFGDQSFLGGKARLAAVNSINWARIMAQIVYYFHASLALGGPDRSMAFSVPTGNFGDIFAGYLAKKMGLPVSQLVIATNRNDILHRFMSGNKYEQHQLEHTLSPSMDIMVSSNFERLLFDLHGRDGLAVKQLLENAAKGPVSIEDYRWKRVRKLFDSAAVDDKTTCNTIREVYEQNQYLLDPHTAIGVHAARACRRDIQVPMITLGTAHPAKFPDAIVESGLTVKPELPAHMADLFEREEHYTVLDNDRADVQAFIAKHWKNT, from the coding sequence GTGAGATACATCAGTACGCGGGGAGAAGCACCCGCACTGGGCTTTGAAGACGTTCTGCTCACCGGGCTGGCTCCCGATGGTGGTCTTTATGTGCCGGAGTCACTCCCGCACTTCAGCCTGGAAGAGATCCGCAGCTGGCGCGGACTTCCTTACACCGAGCTTGCGTTCAACATCATGTACCCGTTTGTGGAAGAGGCCATTCCCGAGGCTGATTTCCGGCAGATGCTTGATGAAACCTACGGTGTTTTTACCCATAAAGCTGTCGCCCCGCTGGTTCAGCTGGATACCAACGAGTGGGTGATGGAGTTGTTCCGTGGGCCAACGCTGGCATTCAAGGACTTTGCGCTTCAGTTATTAGGCCGCCTGCTGGATTACGTGCTAGGAAAGCGCAAAGAGCATGCCGTCATTATGGGTGCAACCTCCGGGGATACCGGCTCCGCGGCCATTGAAGGCTGTCGTCGCTGCGAGCACGTGGATATCTTTATCCTGCATCCTTACGAGCGCGTATCGGAAGTGCAGCGGCGTCAGATGACTACGGTTCAGGGCGACAACATCCATAACATTGCTGTTCGGGGCAATTTCGATGACTGTCAGCGCATGGTCAAAGAGAGCTTTGGCGACCAATCTTTCCTGGGTGGCAAAGCCAGGCTGGCAGCTGTTAACTCAATCAACTGGGCCCGGATCATGGCTCAGATTGTTTATTACTTTCATGCTTCTTTGGCCCTCGGTGGCCCGGATCGCAGCATGGCGTTTTCTGTGCCTACCGGTAATTTCGGGGATATCTTTGCCGGCTATCTGGCAAAGAAAATGGGTCTGCCCGTGTCACAGCTGGTTATTGCCACCAACCGGAACGATATTCTCCATCGCTTCATGAGTGGCAACAAATACGAGCAGCACCAGCTTGAGCACACGCTTTCGCCGAGTATGGACATCATGGTATCCAGTAACTTTGAGCGCTTGCTGTTTGATCTTCATGGTCGCGATGGACTGGCGGTTAAACAACTGCTGGAAAATGCAGCCAAAGGGCCGGTGAGCATCGAAGATTATCGCTGGAAGCGTGTGCGCAAGCTTTTCGACAGTGCTGCGGTTGATGATAAGACTACGTGTAACACCATTCGCGAGGTCTACGAGCAGAACCAATACCTGCTGGATCCGCATACGGCCATCGGCGTGCACGCTGCTCGTGCCTGTCGCCGGGATATCCAGGTGCCGATGATCACTCTCGGGACTGCCCATCCGGCCAAGTTTCCGGATGCCATCGTCGAATCCGGTCTGACTGTAAAACCAGAACTTCCGGCTCATATGGCGGATCTTTTCGAACGTGAAGAGCACTATACGGTGCTTGATAACGACCGCGCGGATGTGCAGGCATTTATTGCAAAACACTGGAAGAATACCTGA